The following proteins are co-located in the Camelina sativa cultivar DH55 chromosome 12, Cs, whole genome shotgun sequence genome:
- the LOC104732198 gene encoding AT-hook motif nuclear-localized protein 20-like, which translates to MSNPWWTNQSGLAGMVDHSASSGHHQNHHHQSLLSKGDLGIPMNQSQDNDQDEEDDPREGAVEVVNRRPRGRPPGSKNKPKAPIFVTRDSPNALRSHVLEISDGSDVADTIAHFSRRRQRGVCVLSGTGSVANVTLRQASTPGGVVSLQGRFEILSLTGAFLPGPSPPGSTGLTVYLAGVQGQVVGGSVVGPLLAIGSVMVIAATFSNATYERLPMEEEEDGGGSRPIHGGGDSPPGIGNSLPDPSVMAGSGPGYNMPPHLIPNGAGQLGHEPYTWVHARPPY; encoded by the coding sequence ATGTCAAACCCTTGGTGGACGAACCAGAGTGGTTTAGCCGGTATGGTGGACCACTCAGCCTCCTCCGGCCACCACCAAAACCATCATCACCAAAGTCTTCTTAGCAAAGGAGATCTTGGAATACCCATGAATCAGAGCCAAGATAACGaccaagatgaagaagacgacccTAGGGAAGGAGCAGTTGAGGTGGTCAACCGTAGACCAAGAGGAAGACCACCAGGATCTAAGAACAAACCTAAAGCTCCAATCTTTGTGACAAGAGACAGTCCCAACGCACTCCGTAGCCATGTCCTGGAGATCTCCGACGGCAGCGACGTTGCTGACACAATCGCTCACTTCTCCAGACGCAGACAACGCGGCGTTTGTGTTCTCAGCGGCACAGGCTCAGTCGCTAACGTCACCCTCCGTCAAGCTTCCACACCAGGAGGTGTAGTCTCTCTCCAAGGCAGGTTTGAGATCTTATCCTTAACCGGTGCTTTCCTCCCTGGACCTTCCCCACCCGGGTCAACCGGTTTAACGGTTTACTTAGCCGGGGTCCAGGGTCAAGTCGTTGGGGGTAGCGTCGTGGGGCCGCTCCTTGCCATAGGGTCGGTCATGGTGATAGCTGCTACTTTCTCCAACGCTACTTATGAGAGATTGCCcatggaagaagaggaagacggtGGAGGCTCAAGACCGATTCATGGAGGTGGTGACTCGCCGCCCGGAATCGGTAATAGCCTGCCTGATCCATCTGTGATGGCCGGGTCAGGGCCAGGCTACAATATGCCGCCGCATCTGATTCCAAATGGGGCTGGTCAGTTAGGGCACGAACCATATACATGGGTCCACGCGCGACCACCATACTGA